The following proteins come from a genomic window of Trifolium pratense cultivar HEN17-A07 linkage group LG4, ARS_RC_1.1, whole genome shotgun sequence:
- the LOC123920049 gene encoding uncharacterized protein LOC123920049 isoform X2: MAPRSIILIVLSFLLLTHSESAPQQAFKREPGHPQWHHSAFHDVRDSVRSDIRRMLHSRAEVPFQVPLEVNVVLIGFNGDGGYRYTIDAHKLEQLLKTSFPTHRPSCLETEELLDIEHHLVYNAFSAGQPELIALEKALKEAMVPAGKARESDFGREVPLFEVEATAVEPVFQKLYSYIFDMDSVGSSVTEMDKPVPSAIFIVNFDKVRLDPRNKEIDLDSLMYGKIPELTEEDMKKQEGDYIYRYRYDGGGATQVWLSSGRFVVIDLSAGPCTYGKIEAEEGSVSSRTLPRLRNVVSLSSTAFYRSSNDIFLGQLASLVSTTVEHVIAPDVRFETVDLTSRLLIPIIVLQNHNRYNILQKGHNYSINIDEIKTEVKKLLHDGQEVVIIGGTHSLHRHEKLSIAVSKAMRGHSLQETKNDGRFHVHTKTYLDGAILKEEMERSADVLAAGLLEVADPSLSSKYFLRQSWMEESEGPTDSILKHKPLWSSYNSKQGKKKRKNVKKQGDLQPTYGTRVVPVFVLSLADVDPNLMMEDESMVWTSNDVVIVLEHQNEKIPLSYVSETQRRHAVPSQAQRHILAGIATVVGGLSAPYAKVSHVHERPIVNWLWAAGCHPFGPFSNTSHVSQMLLDVALRNSIYARVDSVLRKIRETSETVQGFAAEYLKTPLGEPVKGKKEKSTTELWLEKFYKKTTNLPEPFPHELVDRLEKYLDGLEELLVDMSSLLYDHRLKDAFLNSSDILQSTMFTQQYVDHVLTSERDNMKCCKIEYKYPVHSSQTYIYGGILIAGFIVYFVVIFFSSPVR, encoded by the exons ATGGCGCCTCGCTCGATCATACTCATCGTGCTGAGTTTCCTTCTGTTGACTCACTCCGAGTCAGCACCACAACAAGCCTTCAAAAGAGAACCCGGTCATCCTCAGTGGCACCACAGCGCCTTCCACGACGTCAGAGATTCCGTCCGATCCGATATTCGCCGCATGCTTCATTCTCGTGCTGAG GTTCCGTTTCAAGTTCCGTTGGAAGTGAATGTGGTTTTGATCGGTTTTAACGGTGATGGAGGATATAGGTATACTATTGATGCGCATAAATTGGAACAGCTTCTCAAAACGAGTTTTCCGACTCATAGACCTTCTTGTTTGGAGACTGAggagcttcttgatattgagcATCATTTGGTCTATAATGCATTTTCT GCTGGACAGCCTGAACTGATAGCACTTGAGAAAGCATTGAAAGAGGCAATGGTTCCTGCAGGAAAAGCAAGGGAG TCTGACTTTGGAAGGGAGGTGCCTTTATTTGAAGTTGAAGCGACGGCTGTGGAGCCAGTATTTCAAAAGCTGTACTCCTACATATTTGACATGGATAGTGTGGGATCTTCTGTCACGGAGATGGATAAACCAGTGCCAAGCGCAATATTTATTGTAAACTTTGACAAG GTGAGACTAGATCCTAGAAATAAGGAAATAGATCTTGATAGTTTAATGTATGGAAAAATTCCTGAGCTAACTGAGGAAGATATGAAAAAACAAGAAGGAGATTACATTTATCGTTATCGCTACGATGGTGGCGGAGCAACTCAAGTTTGGCTGAGCTCGGGCAG ATTTGTGGTGATTGACCTTTCAGCAGGGCCCTGTACTTATGGTAAGATTGAAGCTGAAGAAGGAAGTGTCAGTTCTAGAACTTTGCCAAGATTACGAAATGTTGTGAGTCTGAGTAGCACAGCATTTTATCGATCCAGCAATGACATTTTTCTTGGACAGCTTGCTTCTTTGGTATCAACAACGGTGGAACACGTTATAGCACCTGATGTGAG GTTTGAAACTGTTGATCTTACTTCAAGATTGCTTATACCAATAATAGTCTTGCAAAATCACAATCGATACAATATTTTGCAAAAGGGCCACAATTACAGTATAAACATCGATGAAATTAAGACAGAG GTGAAAAAATTGCTTCATGATGGGCAAGAAGTTGTAATTATTGGGGGTACTCATTCACTACATCGCCACGAGAAGCTGTCAATCGCAGTTTCAAAAGCTATGCGTGGACATTCACTTCAGGAAACCAAGAATGATGGTCGTTTCCATGTTCATACCAAAACTTATCTTGATGGTGCTATCTTAAAAGAA GAGATGGAACGTTCTGCTGATGTGCTTGCTGCTGGATTGCTTGAAGTGGCTGACCCATCTCTTTCAAGTAAATATTTCCTCCGCCAGAGTTGGATGGAAGAATCTGAAGGGCCAACTGATTCAATTCTTAAGCATAAGCCTCTTTGGTCATCATATAACTCAAAACAGGGCAAGAAAAAGAGGAAGAATGTAAAGAAACAAGGGGATCTTCAACCAACTTATGGAACAAGAGTAGTTCCTGT CTTTGTGCTATCATTGGCTGATGTGGATCCAAATCTTATGATGGAGGACGAAAGTATGGTGTGGACAAGCAATGATGTTGTAATTGTGCTTGAGCATCAAAATGAAAAGATTCCTTTGAG TTATGTTTCAGAAACACAGAGAAGACATGCCGTCCCATCTCAAGCACAGCGTCATATATTGGCTGGTATTGCCACAGTGGTGGGTGGTTTAAGTGCACCATATGCAAAGGTTTCTCATGTACATGAAAGACCTATTGTAAATTGGCTTTGGGCAGCTGGCTGTCATCCATTTGGACCATTTTCTAATACATCTCATGTTAGTCAAATGCTCCTTGATGTTGCATTG AGGAACTCGATATATGCACGTGTGGATTCTGTACTTCGTAAAATTCGTGAAACATCAGAG ACCGTCCAAGGTTTTGCAGCAGAGTATCTGAAAACTCCCCTTGGTGAGCCTGTGAAGGGAAAGAAGGAAAAATCAACCACTGAACTGTGGTTGGAGAAGTTCTACAAGAAAACTACTAATTTGCCTGAACCATTTCCACATGAATTAGTTGACCGTTTGGAAAAATACCTTGAT GGCCTTGAGGAGCTTCTTGTTGATATGTCTTCATTATTATATGATCATCGTTTAAAGGATGCCTTCTTGAACAGTTCAGATATTCTTCAGAGCACCATGTTCACCCAACA ATATGTTGACCATGTTTTGACCAGTGAGAGGGATAATATGAAATGCTGCAAAATTGAGTACAAGTACCCTGTGCACTCTTCTCAAACTTACATCTATGGGGGAATACTTATTGCTGGATTCATTGTATACTTTGTTGTAATTTTCTTCTCATCTCCGGTGCGCTGA
- the LOC123920049 gene encoding uncharacterized protein LOC123920049 isoform X1: MAPRSIILIVLSFLLLTHSESAPQQAFKREPGHPQWHHSAFHDVRDSVRSDIRRMLHSRAEVPFQVPLEVNVVLIGFNGDGGYRYTIDAHKLEQLLKTSFPTHRPSCLETEELLDIEHHLVYNAFSAGQPELIALEKALKEAMVPAGKAREVTVSLYITFCFFSDMKLIAIASILRYDSKVFYNFQSDFGREVPLFEVEATAVEPVFQKLYSYIFDMDSVGSSVTEMDKPVPSAIFIVNFDKVRLDPRNKEIDLDSLMYGKIPELTEEDMKKQEGDYIYRYRYDGGGATQVWLSSGRFVVIDLSAGPCTYGKIEAEEGSVSSRTLPRLRNVVSLSSTAFYRSSNDIFLGQLASLVSTTVEHVIAPDVRFETVDLTSRLLIPIIVLQNHNRYNILQKGHNYSINIDEIKTEVKKLLHDGQEVVIIGGTHSLHRHEKLSIAVSKAMRGHSLQETKNDGRFHVHTKTYLDGAILKEEMERSADVLAAGLLEVADPSLSSKYFLRQSWMEESEGPTDSILKHKPLWSSYNSKQGKKKRKNVKKQGDLQPTYGTRVVPVFVLSLADVDPNLMMEDESMVWTSNDVVIVLEHQNEKIPLSYVSETQRRHAVPSQAQRHILAGIATVVGGLSAPYAKVSHVHERPIVNWLWAAGCHPFGPFSNTSHVSQMLLDVALRNSIYARVDSVLRKIRETSETVQGFAAEYLKTPLGEPVKGKKEKSTTELWLEKFYKKTTNLPEPFPHELVDRLEKYLDGLEELLVDMSSLLYDHRLKDAFLNSSDILQSTMFTQQYVDHVLTSERDNMKCCKIEYKYPVHSSQTYIYGGILIAGFIVYFVVIFFSSPVR, from the exons ATGGCGCCTCGCTCGATCATACTCATCGTGCTGAGTTTCCTTCTGTTGACTCACTCCGAGTCAGCACCACAACAAGCCTTCAAAAGAGAACCCGGTCATCCTCAGTGGCACCACAGCGCCTTCCACGACGTCAGAGATTCCGTCCGATCCGATATTCGCCGCATGCTTCATTCTCGTGCTGAG GTTCCGTTTCAAGTTCCGTTGGAAGTGAATGTGGTTTTGATCGGTTTTAACGGTGATGGAGGATATAGGTATACTATTGATGCGCATAAATTGGAACAGCTTCTCAAAACGAGTTTTCCGACTCATAGACCTTCTTGTTTGGAGACTGAggagcttcttgatattgagcATCATTTGGTCTATAATGCATTTTCT GCTGGACAGCCTGAACTGATAGCACTTGAGAAAGCATTGAAAGAGGCAATGGTTCCTGCAGGAAAAGCAAGGGAGGTAACTGTTTCATTGTATATCACTTTCTGTTTTTTTAGCGATATGAAGCTAATAGCTATTGCCTCCATCTTGAGATATGATTCTAAAGTTTTTTACAACTTCCAGTCTGACTTTGGAAGGGAGGTGCCTTTATTTGAAGTTGAAGCGACGGCTGTGGAGCCAGTATTTCAAAAGCTGTACTCCTACATATTTGACATGGATAGTGTGGGATCTTCTGTCACGGAGATGGATAAACCAGTGCCAAGCGCAATATTTATTGTAAACTTTGACAAG GTGAGACTAGATCCTAGAAATAAGGAAATAGATCTTGATAGTTTAATGTATGGAAAAATTCCTGAGCTAACTGAGGAAGATATGAAAAAACAAGAAGGAGATTACATTTATCGTTATCGCTACGATGGTGGCGGAGCAACTCAAGTTTGGCTGAGCTCGGGCAG ATTTGTGGTGATTGACCTTTCAGCAGGGCCCTGTACTTATGGTAAGATTGAAGCTGAAGAAGGAAGTGTCAGTTCTAGAACTTTGCCAAGATTACGAAATGTTGTGAGTCTGAGTAGCACAGCATTTTATCGATCCAGCAATGACATTTTTCTTGGACAGCTTGCTTCTTTGGTATCAACAACGGTGGAACACGTTATAGCACCTGATGTGAG GTTTGAAACTGTTGATCTTACTTCAAGATTGCTTATACCAATAATAGTCTTGCAAAATCACAATCGATACAATATTTTGCAAAAGGGCCACAATTACAGTATAAACATCGATGAAATTAAGACAGAG GTGAAAAAATTGCTTCATGATGGGCAAGAAGTTGTAATTATTGGGGGTACTCATTCACTACATCGCCACGAGAAGCTGTCAATCGCAGTTTCAAAAGCTATGCGTGGACATTCACTTCAGGAAACCAAGAATGATGGTCGTTTCCATGTTCATACCAAAACTTATCTTGATGGTGCTATCTTAAAAGAA GAGATGGAACGTTCTGCTGATGTGCTTGCTGCTGGATTGCTTGAAGTGGCTGACCCATCTCTTTCAAGTAAATATTTCCTCCGCCAGAGTTGGATGGAAGAATCTGAAGGGCCAACTGATTCAATTCTTAAGCATAAGCCTCTTTGGTCATCATATAACTCAAAACAGGGCAAGAAAAAGAGGAAGAATGTAAAGAAACAAGGGGATCTTCAACCAACTTATGGAACAAGAGTAGTTCCTGT CTTTGTGCTATCATTGGCTGATGTGGATCCAAATCTTATGATGGAGGACGAAAGTATGGTGTGGACAAGCAATGATGTTGTAATTGTGCTTGAGCATCAAAATGAAAAGATTCCTTTGAG TTATGTTTCAGAAACACAGAGAAGACATGCCGTCCCATCTCAAGCACAGCGTCATATATTGGCTGGTATTGCCACAGTGGTGGGTGGTTTAAGTGCACCATATGCAAAGGTTTCTCATGTACATGAAAGACCTATTGTAAATTGGCTTTGGGCAGCTGGCTGTCATCCATTTGGACCATTTTCTAATACATCTCATGTTAGTCAAATGCTCCTTGATGTTGCATTG AGGAACTCGATATATGCACGTGTGGATTCTGTACTTCGTAAAATTCGTGAAACATCAGAG ACCGTCCAAGGTTTTGCAGCAGAGTATCTGAAAACTCCCCTTGGTGAGCCTGTGAAGGGAAAGAAGGAAAAATCAACCACTGAACTGTGGTTGGAGAAGTTCTACAAGAAAACTACTAATTTGCCTGAACCATTTCCACATGAATTAGTTGACCGTTTGGAAAAATACCTTGAT GGCCTTGAGGAGCTTCTTGTTGATATGTCTTCATTATTATATGATCATCGTTTAAAGGATGCCTTCTTGAACAGTTCAGATATTCTTCAGAGCACCATGTTCACCCAACA ATATGTTGACCATGTTTTGACCAGTGAGAGGGATAATATGAAATGCTGCAAAATTGAGTACAAGTACCCTGTGCACTCTTCTCAAACTTACATCTATGGGGGAATACTTATTGCTGGATTCATTGTATACTTTGTTGTAATTTTCTTCTCATCTCCGGTGCGCTGA
- the LOC123924656 gene encoding probable enoyl-CoA hydratase 1, peroxisomal, producing the protein MDRLSSEKLILVNREPNGIAVVTINRPDSLNSLTRAMNVDLAQAFKSLDRDESVRVIILTGSGRSFCSGVDLTSAEDVFKGDVKDPESDPVVQMERCRKPIIGAIKGFAVTAGFEIALACDILVAAKGAKFMDTHARFGIFPSWGLSQKLSRIIGVNKAREVSLTATPLTAEVAEKLGLVNHLVEDGELMKKTREIAEAIVKNNQDMVLRYKSVINDGIKLDLGHALSLEKERAHDYYNGMTKEQFKKMQEFIAGRSSKKQSKL; encoded by the exons ATGGATCGGTTATCATCGGAGAAGCTAATACTCGTCAACCGCGAACCAAACGGAATCGCGGTGGTGACTATTAACCGTCCCGATTCTCTTAACTCGTTAACTCGGGCTATGAATGTAGACCTGGCTCAGGCTTTCAAGAGTCTGGACCGGGACGAATCGGTGCGGGTGATTATATTGACAGGATCGGGTCGGTCGTTTTGTTCCGGCGTTGATCTCACGTCGGCGGAGGATGTTTTCAAAGGTGATGTTAAAGATCCTGAGAGTGATCCCGTCGTGCAAATGGAACGATGCCGTAAACCGATAATCGGAGCTATCAAAGGATTTGCTGTTACCGCTGGATTTGAGATTGCACTCGCTTGTGATATCTTGGTTGCTGCCAAAGGAGCCAAATTCATGGATACTCAtgctag ATTTGGGATATTTCCTTCGTGGGGTTTATCTCAGAAGCTTTCGCGCATTATAGGAGTAAATAAAGCACGCGAGGTATCTCTTACGGCCACGCCTTTGACTGCAGAGGTAGCTGAAAAGTTAGGTTTGGTGAACCATCTTGTTGAAGACGGTGAACTGATGAAGAAAACCAGAGAAATTGCGGAAGCCATTGTGAAAAACAATCAAGACATGGTATTGAGGTACAAGTCGGTGATAAATGATGGCATCAAGCTGGATCTTGGCCATGCTCTTTCCCTTGAAAAG GAGAGGGCCCATGATTATTATAATGGAATGACGAAGGAGCAATTCAAGAAAATGCAGGAATTCATAGCAGGAAGAAGTTCCAAGAAACAGTCGAAACTATAG
- the LOC123882320 gene encoding GDSL esterase/lipase At4g16230-like, whose amino-acid sequence MGNNLKRVTIVDIQLLVFIVLVLFRISTSENLPANFVFGDSLVDVGNNNYIISLSKANFLPNGIDFGRPTGRFTNGRTIVDIIGQELGFGFTPPYLAPTTSGPVILRGVNYASGGGGILNSTGQVFGGRLNMDAQIDNFANTRHDIISYIGVPVALNLFQKALFSVTIGSNDFINNYLTPEVTFSEYKIDSPELFVSTMISKLRTQLTRLFNLGARKIVVANVGPIGCIPNQRDSHPAEGDNCVTFPNQLAYLFNTQLKGLIAELNSNLVGSIFVYADIYHILGDILLNYASFGFDDPSSACCNMAGRFGGLIPCGPTSKVCWDRSKYVFWDPYHPSDAANVVIAKRLLDGGSTDISPMNIRRLFRS is encoded by the exons ATGGGGAACAATTTGAAAAGGGTTACTATTGTTGATATTCAGCTTCTGGTTTTCATAGTCTTAGTCTTGTTTAGGATTTCAACTTCAGAAAATCTACCAGCAAATTTTGTATTTGGAGATTCTCTTGTTGATGTAGGAAACAACAATTACATAATTTCTCTCTCAAAGGCTAATTTTTTGCCTAATGGTATTGATTTCGGAAGACCAACAGGAAGATTCACCAATGGAAGAACCATAGTTGATATCATTG GTCAGGAATTGGGTTTTGGCTTCACCCCGCCTTATTTGGCACCTACAACAAGTGGACCGGTGATTTTGAGGGGTGTCAACTATGCCTCTGGTGGGGGTGGAATTCTCAATTCCACTGGACAAGTCTTT GGTGGTCGACTCAACATGGATGCCCAGATAGATAATTTTGCGAATACTAGACATGACATAATTTCCTACATAGGTGTTCCCGTGGCTCTCAATCTATTCCAAAAGGCATTGTTTTCGGTCACAATTGGTTCAAATGATTTCATTAATAACTACTTGACACCAGAAGTCACATTTTCTGAGTACAAAATAGATTCTCCAGAACTCTTTGTGAGCACCATGATATCAAAACTCAGAACACAACTCACT AGGTTATTTAATCTAGGAGCTAGAAAAATTGTTGTAGCAAATGTGGGGCCAATTGGGTGCATACCAAATCAGAGGGATTCACATCCAGCTGAAGGAGATAATTGTGTCACTTTCCCTAATCAACTAGCTTATTTATTTAACACACAATTAAAGGGTCTAATTGCAGAACTCAACTCAAATTTAGTTGGTTCAATATTTGTATATGCAGACATCTACCATATTCTAGGAGACATACTCTTAAATTATGCATCATTTG GTTTTGATGATCCTTCTTCTGCTTGTTGCAACATGGCTGGGAGATTTGGAGGTTTGATCCCTTGTGGTCCTACCTCAAAAGTTTGTTGGGATAGATCAAAATATGTGTTTTGGGACCCTTATCATCCTTCTGATGCTGCAAATGTTGTCATCGCCAAGCGCCTCCTAGACGGTGGTTCAACTGATATTTCGCCGATGAACATTCGCCGACTCTTTCGATCTTAA